AATGGATTGGGCGTTGCAGAAACGGCAAAGCACAGTGCGTCTGCTGTAAAAAGGCGAGGAGTGGGCCATCCCAGGAGGTTTATCAGTCATTCGGGGGGTCCGGATAGTTGTGGGTCCCATTTCTCTGCTCCTATGACTCTCTTGTGAACTCTTCTTCTAAAACTATAGTCCAAGCAGGAAATCCACAGGAGATCGGCCAGACTGAGGAACACGAAATACAAGTCTGCCCCAGCGGTTGAAAAGAAGGTTTCCACCAAGGGAAAAGGCAGGCGACATATATTTAAACTGAAAAACGTAAGTACGTACAATATCTATCAGTCTTGTGTAgtagaggaaggcaggaaagccCACATCATGGCGGCCCTAACCTCTCCGTCTGATAACTGTCCTGTTAGTGTAACGAGCTATGCTCCTATACCTGTCGtcgctaacctccagcactccagctgtggggaaactacaactcctaagatgcacacttgcttggctgttctcagaactccacatggagcatgctggaagccgtagtttcaccacagctggagtgccggaggttagccatcactgacctattgTTATCCCCTTGGAAGTAAATGGTAAAGTTTAATATTCAATGacggcaagcagagatcttgaaaaccgtGAACATTTAAGAATTAATCTATATTGGTATTGTTGATTCATGGTCCTCTTTGCAGTAGCCAGTTGGGGGAAGCTGGCAATGACACGTGATTCTGACAGTTTAGGCGATCGGTTGATCTGCATTGATGGCTACTAGTCATGTTGATGCCAGTAAGTGACCATACTGGTTTATACATGACAGTGCCTGTTATGGGTGACCATGgtcatttaaagggattatctcacGAAAACAGCCCCTGTCCATCTGTCCTATTTGAGCATGTGGACATTATATAAGGGCTGTTCCCATATGGGACCCCCCTGTAGGAGCCAAAATAGAGAGTCAATGCCCTTCTGGCAGCCTCTAGCCCTCCTTGTATCACAGTATATCTGAATAGCTGCCATGTAATACTATATTTCACCTCTAGTGGCCATTGTAGAGGAATTGCTTGGCTGTCTCCAGCAAAATCAGCTGTGTGGAGCGATCAGTGGATTACCCTGGAGGCTGCGTTATGATAGATCTATTCTAAAATTAATTGGCAGAAATTttagtgatttatttttatttttattctacttTTTGCTTTTGTAGCCTATTAAAGCTCCAGAATCTGTGTCTACAATAGTGACTTCTGATTCCATCTTCCACAAGGTAAGTCATTCTGTGCAGTAAGTGATAGTCACATAAAACATATTACactatatattgtatgtatgGACATGGTGGAAATCCACACAACCTGACCTTAATACTGAGGATCCCAGCCTGTTCTCCACTTCTTATACAGTTGCTGCAGTAAACCCCTTCCCGGCCCCAATccacaaaacctttttttttttacattaccggttatttttttgtctttatgtgacCACTATGTAAAGCCTTGCAGATGCAGGAACAGCAATATCTGCCTCTCCGTCCCCACCGTTCATAAAGTGATGGTAGATCTTAGCAATAAGCCATCACTTACAAGGTTGGAATACCCCTGTACAAGATTTAAAGGGGGGTGCTCAATATATTTAAAAATCTAGGACAAGCCCTAAAAAGtcaagaaataaaagaaaaacctGTTATACTCACTCTTTTCTCCAGCGCTGTTCCGATTCTCCCTCCATTCTTTGTGGTGGTGACTTGCCTGGATAAGTCATGTAACCTCCACAGCTCATCCCTGTCCTCAGTGGTTCACCGTTGAGGACAGTGATGGGCTATAGCAGTTGGTAAAGTGCCTGGGTACGGGTCCTGCCCGCTGAGGACAGTGTTTGACTGTAGGTGTCACCTTCTCGCTGTATTCCCATCTTGTAAGCGATGTCTTATTGCTAGGATCTGCCATCACTTTATGACGGTGAGGATCTGATcctgacaacccttttaaccactGATAGGGCCCCATCTATCTGTCCCGTAAATGGAGAGGCGGCCACACGAGGACGATCTCCATTTACTTCTGAGGCAGTTATGAAAATGGCcaatttaaaggggatgtctcacttcagtaagtggcatttatcatgtagagaaagttaatacaagacacttactaacgtattgttatccatattgcttcctccgctggctggattcatttttacatcacattatacactgctcgtttccttggttacagaccaccctgcaatccatcagcgctGGTCGTgcctgcacaatataggaaaaagtgtcagcctctctggtggccgggaccgtgggagtgcacataggctggtgcttctttctatattgtgcaagcacgaccactgctaatggattgcagggtggtctgtaaccatggaaacgagcagtgtataatataatgggaaaaatgaatctagccagcaaaggaggcaacatggacaatcacaatacattagtaagtgccttgtattaaatgccacttactgacgtgagacaacccctttaagtgcacttgTGGATGTGTCATATCCCACGTGGGAGCACCCCTTTAGGTAATGTAGCCCAGCTTTCCTGTAGTACCTGACTTGTCTTTGCtccctgcagggtctctattatcAGACTGGGGATGTGATTTCGGTCGTGGATGATGATGACGGTAAAATATATTATGCCCAGATCAGGGGCTTTGTTCAGGATCAGTACTGTGAGAAGAGTGCAGCCCTGACATGGCTCATCCCTACAGCCTGCAGCCCAAAGGACCGCTTTGATCCAGCGACATACATCGTCGGTAAGTGCCTGACCAAAGGAGTGTATTTAGACAAACATGCAAAGCAGTGGAAGTGTCTGCACTATACTCAGGGGGCTTCTACTGCGCCCCCTAAACCTATTCATACtgtctgccttaggcctcatgcacacgaccgttccgtttttttgcggtccgcaaaaaacggaagccgcccgcgtgccttctgcaatttacggaacgggcggcccattgttgaaatgcctattcttgtccgcaaaacggacaagaataggacatgttatatatttttttgcgggccgcggaacggagaaacggatgcagacagcacacggagtgctgtccgcatcttttgcggcctctttgaagtgaatgggtccgcccccaagctgcaaaaactgcgtctcggatgcggacccgaacaacggccgtgtgcatgaggccttatgccagagagagctgagctctGTACTTCTGTTTCAAGTAGCCCTTTAGAGAGACGGCGCACATGCTCGACGTTCCCCTCCATAGTTTTTGGGGAACGGGACCCCCGTTTTCATGATTGTTGGGGTgtgaccactggggcccccaccAGTCAAATACTTCTGTGGATAGAGAATACATTTTGTATTGTGGGAATTGAACCAATTTATAGTACGTGCCAGCAAAGTAAAGGAAAGGATCTGACATAAACTCTGATCCTGGCCATTTAATTCCCTAGATGCCGCAGTTCATAGTGACTGGAGCCTCACTGCAATATTCGGGTATTTTATACGATCCAGCAGTCACGTTTACCCGTCTGGGACTATTGCTAGTTTATaccatcagtgtcagataggttTGGGTCACACCTCTGGTACCCACTCCTATCACCAGAACGAGGCCcataaagtgaaggagagcacaccgcgTATAGGtagtcacctctccagtcactgctatgggactgccggaaaagGCCAGCTCTCGGCTGTTTTCcaaactcccatagaggtgaacggTGGGTGGCCATGCATGCcggctgctctcccttcactACAGAGGGCCTAACTTTCCCCATGTACTAtgtaaaaaaaccaaaaaacattaaagtaaaaataaaattaacttaaTTGGTATCATTGCGTCTATAAAGGTCCACACATTTCTAATGTCACAGTATTTGTCCTGCACAATGAACGCTGGAAATGTGGAACTCCATGTTTACGGTCTCGTGAGGGGCCTTATCCTAGAGCAACACAGCACAGTGTTTTTCTATGGAGAGAGTGCTCTAATACCCAGGACTGGTGGTTTAACCCTTAAATTGTCACCGTTAAAGCAGACCACAGGATATGTACCCCCCAAAACagcagtaaaataaataaataaatgcaatttTCCCGTATAGAACAAGGCATCAAACATCAGTCAAAAAGCTATTGCTGCTGCACTGCAGAGAGGTAaaaaccaaaaaatataaatgaggTGGTCATTAACGGGGTTGTCCAGCAGAGAAGAGAATTCTCAAAAGGTTCGGAGTCTGTTAAAAAGGATATAAAAACACATAACAGAAGTGATACTCGCCGATCCCCTGCTGCTCCGAATGCTCACTGGGTCATCCGCTAGTCTCGACACACAAGAAATGTGCGACTTTCACAGTGGAATTTGCTGAGTGGGCATTTCCTTTTTGATGAGATGGGACCAGGAAGCGGAGACCCTCGTAACAGGAGCAGTGGGGGATTGGTGAGGTGAGAAtggctttctttctttccttttttttttttattttttttttattttttgccgctGTGAGCACTTTGAGAAAAAGTTTGTCCCTCTGGGAAAAAACTCTTTTTAGGGGTGAAGGAATGACATATTAAATATTGTTGTGCTGGGACTTTATATTAACTGGGGAACAAAAAGATCACTTACCTGGTGTCCCCCTTTTTAGTTCCAGATTTGCTAACTCTGAGCCCCTCTTCTGCCATCCAGGATGAAGACccacttctcagactacctggtAGGCCAGACCTCTTCctgcttctccagctctgctcttGCTCATGTGAGCAGCGCTTCCAAATCCAAGGGCAGCAGGAGGTGTGCACCAGGCAGTCTGAGAAGcggtgcggccatcttggatggcaaaaGAGGAGCCCTGGAATTCATGGATCTGCAGATAACAAAGGAGGACACCaggtaaggctggtttcacacgggcgttgcggattggggccggatgtgttcagggtgcgttcagtgaaactcgcactattttgcaagcaagttcagtcagttttgtctgcgattgcgtttagttgttacgttttttccgcgcgggtgcaatgcgttttgatgcgtttttcacacgcgtgataaaaaacggaatgtttacaaacaacatctcttagcaaccatcagtgaaaaacgcatcgcacccgcacacttgcttgcggatgcaatgcgtttttcactgaagccccattcacttctatggggccagggctgcgtgaaaaacgcagaatatagaacatgctgcgattttcacgcaacgcagaactcatgcgtgaaaaacaacgctcatgtacacacacccattgaaatgaatgggtcaggattcagtgcgggtgctatgcgttcacgtcacgcattgcacccgtgcggaaaactcgctcgtgtgaaagggacctaagtgtTCTGTCCGTTCTCCAGTTaatgagaatttttatttttttcttgaaatggAAGGtcgctttaaggcccctttcacacgggcgagtattccgtgcgggtgcgatgcgtgaggtgaacgcattgcacccgcactgaatcctgacccattcatttctatggggctgtgcacatgagccgtgattttcacgcatcacttgtgcgttgagtgaaaatctcagcatgctctatattgtccgattttcacgcgacgcaggccccatagaagtgaatggggtgcgtgaaaatcgcaagcaagtgcagatgctatgcgatttttacgcacggttgctaggagacgatcgggatggagacccgatcattattattttcccttataacatggttataagggaaaataatagcattctgaatacagaatgcatagtacaatagggctggaggggttaaaaaaaatataaaaaattgtttaACTCATCTTAGTCGCGGCCCGGCATctgtcctttgttgaataggacctgtggtgagcaatAATTACAGGACCTCACTCCTgtaacgtcactccggtcatcacatggtacgtcaccatggtaaaagatcatgtgacgtaccatgtgatgaccggagtgacgtcatcaaaggtcctgtaattattgctcaccacaggtcctattcaacaaaggacaggccgggccgcgatcaagtggactaaggtgagttaaaccatttttttttattttttattttttttaacccttccagcgcttccatcaatcccaagcctgaacttctgtgaagaagttcgggtttgggtaccaaacatgcgcgatttttctcacgcgagtgcaaaacgcatgacaatgttttgcactcgcgccgaaaaatcgtgcattttcccgcaacgcacacgcctcttatccgggccaaaaatatgacgcccgtgtgaaagaggcctaagtgttccaATCAAAGTCTCCTAATCTACTCCCACGAGAACATGGTCAGCGCTCGGCCCCTCTCCTGCTGCCGTCTGACTCCGTTGGTTATGCCGTGATTATTCTTGCCCTATATTTGAAATCATACGACTGGATGGTGTGACAACGCCAGTGTTTTTGTTCCTTTTTGATTTCTCTAGGTCCAGATGAAGATCTTCCTCGGAAAATGGACTGTTTGGACTTTGTGTGCCATGCCCCATCTGAATACTTCAAGTCCCGATCATCGCCGTTTCCCACGCTACCCTCCCGGCCTGAGAGAGGGTATATCTGGACTCACGTCGGCCCC
This sequence is a window from Bufo gargarizans isolate SCDJY-AF-19 chromosome 5, ASM1485885v1, whole genome shotgun sequence. Protein-coding genes within it:
- the GATAD1 gene encoding GATA zinc finger domain-containing protein 1 → MPLGLKPTCTMCKTTSSSMWKKGSQGEILCHSCTGKGSSGGGNYTGSTTASSTGTSFASTSTAQQSNGGSTKQSKQEIHRRSARLRNTKYKSAPAVEKKVSTKGKGRRHIFKLKNPIKAPESVSTIVTSDSIFHKGLYYQTGDVISVVDDDDGKIYYAQIRGFVQDQYCEKSAALTWLIPTACSPKDRFDPATYIVGPDEDLPRKMDCLDFVCHAPSEYFKSRSSPFPTLPSRPERGYIWTHVGPTPAINIKDAVGNHL